The proteins below come from a single Chrysoperla carnea chromosome 1, inChrCarn1.1, whole genome shotgun sequence genomic window:
- the LOC123291936 gene encoding WD repeat-containing protein 74 yields the protein MIADKEVYHEIYVGTKVGTFKRYISKLKQTIDIVDAKNVQKGDEITHLTWKNADENEILIGQRNGLIKTFDTASQKLKHTKTIPLENEDHLIGLGITDANKLLTALKSGIVSIWNGKNATNINAGLALDKMRVCSFDLSKCATGGRENPLKLWDLNTQKNIFMSKNVPHDELQLRVPVWVSDMTFLSNSEIVTASRYDNICFYDIRAQRRPITRIQFDDATYSCVSSCYNDKLIAAGGGKGLIQVIDVRKPGKILHKYKGSVGAVKDIACDKNLPFMFTVSLDRRLRIYDINQPRLLEETYLVSSLNCVLIKQFNVKTEKEEVESKLENVDKVEDTFEQNKDFENGTEDLVYESKDIYDDSEISKANVKRKKVDKFVKNKKVKNKA from the exons ATGATTGCTGATAAAGAag tttatcATGAAATATATGTTGGAACCAAAGTTGGAACGTTCAAACGGTATATAtcgaaattaaaacaaacaattgacatagTCGATGCAAAAAATGTTCAGAAAGGTGATGAAATTACACATTTAACATGGAAAAATGCAGATGAAAACGAAATTCTGATAGGACAGCGTAACGGTTTGATTAAAACTTTTGATACTGCATCTCAGaaattgaaacatacaaaaaccaTTCCTTTAGAAAATGAAGACCACCTCATAGGACTTGGTATCACAGATGCAAATAAACTTTTGACTGCCTTAAAATCTGGTATAGTTAGTATTTGGAATGGTAAAAATGCAACAAACATAAATGCGGGTTTAGCACTGGATAAAATGCGAGTATGTTCATTTGATTTATCTAAATGTGCTACTGGTGGTCGTGAAAATCCTTTAAAATTATGGGATCTAAATacacagaaaaatatatttatgtcaaAGAATGTACCTCATGATGAGTTACAATTACGTGTACCAGTATGGGTATCAGATATGACTTTTCTTAGTAATTCGGAGATTGTGACTGCTAGTCGGTATGATAACATATGTTTTTATGACATTCGCGCTCAAAGACGACCCATTACGAGAATTCAATTTGATGATGCAACCTATTCTTGTGTTTCAAGTTGTTACAATGATAAATTAATTGCTGCTGGTGGGGGTAAAGGTTTAATACAGGTAATTGATGTACGAAAACCtggtaaaattttacataaatataaaggTTCAGTGGGTGCTGTTAAAGACATTGCATGTGATAAAAATTTACCATTCATGTTTACTGTATCGTTGGATCGACGATTACGTATTTACGATATTAATCAACCGCGACTTTTGGAAGAGACATATCTAGTGTCCTCATTGAATTGTGTATTAATTAAACAGTTTAATGTTAAAACTGAAAAAGAAGAAGTTGAATCAAAATTAGAAAACGTAGACAAAGTAGAAGATACTTTCGaacaaaataaagattttgagaATGGCACAGAAGATTTAGTATATGAAAGTAAAGATATTTACGATGATAGCGAAATTAGTAAAGCTAATGTTAAACGTAAAAAGGtcgataaatttgtaaaaaataaaaaagttaaaaataaagctTAA
- the LOC123299628 gene encoding interferon-related developmental regulator 2, which produces MPKGKRKGKFDKIRGESSMLSSDEDSVNDNASVISVQSETRSVLEDENAEDDLSQQEIFEEKLIEAIDGLIQKSAQSRTACFEAVCTAFIKKFIPEFVHDRRLTLCDYIERGLRKGKGAEQLSAAKLAALLCVQLGSTTSAEEVCNILRPILSVTANDKSVSLLVRAKCCIALGLVMFLSGGEIGELILVMREFEALFNGSYLRGDGTTPSPNPDLGVLHAAALSSWSLLLTLLNPSDVYSFMGEYDTSSFAPSLEQLSEMLLSPHLEVRMSAGEALAISYELGREFNEDFAEDFSSELVETLRQLATDSHKYRAKKDRKTQRATFRDVLRTIEEFEPYMDNIRLGGRELLLLDGWVRRKQYDALCSALGPGLQVHLINNDLLREVFSMGAKPLTVDSTITASKQSKLERHLMNAAAFKARTISRGKNRDKRSVVMSS; this is translated from the exons ATGCCTAAGGGAAAAAGAAAAGGAAAGTTTG ATAAAATTCGTGGAGAATCATCAATGCTCTCCTCTGATGAAGATTCAGTTAATGACAATGCAAGTGTGATAAGTGTACAATCAGAGACTCGTAGTGTATTGGAGGATGAGAATGCAGAAGATGATTTATCACAACAAGAAATATTTGAAGAGAAACTAATTGAGGCAATTGATGGGTTAATACAAAAATCAGCTCAATCACGTACTGCATGCTTTGAAGCTGTATGTACAGCATTCATCAAAAAATTCATACCAGAATTTGTGCATGAcag gcgTTTGACATTATGTGATTATATTGAAAGAGGTTTACGTAAGGGCAAGGGTGCCGAACAATTAAGTGCGGCTAAATTAGCTGCATTACTGTGTGTTCAATTAGGCTCCACAACTAGTGCCGAAGAAGTATGCAACATATTACGACCCATTTTAAGCGTAACTGCAAACGATAAATCTGTATCGTTACTTGTACGAGCTAAATGCTGTATCGCACTTGGCCTAGTAATGTTTTTATCAGGGGGAGAAATTGGTGAATTGATACTTGTCATGCGTGAATTTGAGGCATTATTTAATGGCAGCTATTTACGTGGCGATGGTACTACACCATCTCCAAACCCTGATCTGGGTGTTTTACATGCAGCAGCTTTATCATCATGGAGTTTGTTGTTAACTTTATTGAATCCATCTGATGTTTATTCGTTTATGGGTGAATATGATACGTCAAGTTTTGCAcc TTCTTTGGAGCAGTTATCAGAAATGTTGCTGTCTCCACACTTAGAAGTTCGCATGAGTGCTGGTGAAGCATTGGCCATATCATACGAACTCGGTCGAGAATTCAACGAAGATTTTGCTGAAGATTTTTCTTCTGAATTAGTTGAAACATTGAGACAATTAGCAACAGATTCACATAAATATCGAGCtaaaaaagatagaaaaacaCAAAGAGCTACTTTTAGAGATGTTTTAAGAACCATTGAAGAATTTGAGCCATACATGGATAATATACGATTAGGTGGTCGTGAATTACTTTTGTTAGATGGTTGGGTACGTCGTAAGCAGTACGATGCATTGTGCAGTGCTTTAGGTCCGGGACTACAagtacatttaattaataatgatttattaCGTGAAGTATTTTCAATGGGCGCAAAACCATTAACTGTTGACTCTACGATAACAGCAAGCAAACAGAGCAAACTTGAACGA cATTTAATGAACGCAGCTGCATTTAAAGCACGTACAATATCCCGTGGAAAAAATCGTGATAAAAGATCAGTTGTTATgtccagttaa
- the LOC123305079 gene encoding DNA-dependent metalloprotease dvc-1-like, protein MERNSSAKSRISKRRKSKRGKGKKNNENLIDSSWEVIHPDPPNIYTLFVNFDKQFFWNKLRAVNVVWSKRMTSCAGTCTFKRRIGECTVRLSEPLLKLRPRKDLIQTLLHEMIHAYLFLTRNDWHREGHGPEFHKHMYRINNKTGINITVYHNFHDEVRLYKTHWWRCNGPCQYRHPFYGWIKRATNRAPGPYDHWWLRHQCTCNGTFIKKREPDKTLKNPGDFSTKSVPVTNIRQYLHNLNSNQVPIHTIADLSTYYKNLHQKTNSNSLQINNSNSFSESLNSSDDELLNETVKTIDNRNEHQLVNVRNFWANNYPVNGSSKRPVSELALNNSKKSRSEDTNFDEICTYSSDTKLVEVSITMENVYKNVCDFWTNKYPDKNKKGHTSDQKNESVVLIDSQDSDADSDVIEIVNEIPVIDLCVDEDTICPICSKSVETSEFNKHIDSCLAFSFNDNFEELDDPTTNNKSPHKEINCFVCNKLVNETLLNVHLETCMADVFEDEIIDPENNNEF, encoded by the exons ATGGag cGAAATTCTTCAGCAAAATCGCGTATTTCTAAGAGAAGAAAAAGTAAAAGGGGGAAAG GTaagaaaaataacgaaaatttaattgattcttcATGGGAAGTAATACATCCAGATCCTCCGAATATTTATACGTTGTTTGTTAActttgataaacaatttttttggaacaaattaaGAGCTGTAAATGTAGTGTGGAGTAAAAGAATGACATC ATGTGCTGGTACATGTACTTTTAAGCGGCGCATAGGAGAATGTACAGTTAGATTAAGCGAACCTTTATTGAAATTAAGACCTAGGAAAGATTTAATTCAAACTCTGTTG CATGAAATGATTCATGCTTACTTATTTCTTACACGCAATGATTGGCACAGAGAAGGTCATGGGCCTGAATTTCACAAGCACATGTAtcgtattaataataaaactggaATAAATATTACG GTTTATCATAATTTCCACGATGAAGTACGACTATATAAAACTCATTGGTGGCGATGTAACGGCCCTTGTCAGTATCGACATCCATTTTATGGGTGGATCAAACGGGCTACAAATCGAGCTCCAGGTCCTTATGATCATTGGTGGTTAAGGCATCAATGTACTTGCAATGgtactttcataaaaaaaagagaacctgataaaacattgaaaaatccag gtgatttttcaacaaagtcTGTACCAGTAACAAATATACGACAATATTTACATAACTTAAATTCAAATCAAGTTCCAATTCATACAATCGCTGATTTatcaacatattataaaaatttacatcaaaaaacaaattctaattcattacaaattaataattccaattCATTTTCGGAAAGTCTAAATTCAAGTGACGATGAATTGTTGAATGAGACTGTGAAAACTATAGATAATCGAAACGAACATCAATTAGTTAATGTTCGTAATTTTTGGGCAAATAATTATCCTGTAAATGGAAGTTCCAAACGGCCTGTCTCGGAACTTGCactcaataattcaaaaaaatcaagaagTGAAGACACCAACTTTGATGAAATTTGCACTTATAGCAGCGATACTAAACTAGTTGAAGTATCAATAACTAtggaaaatgtttataaaaacgtTTGTGACTTTTGGacaaataaatatcctgataaaaataaaaaaggacaCACTTCAGACCAGAAAAATGAAAGTGTTGTGTTAATTGATAGTCAAGATAGTGATGCCGATAGCGATGTGATCGAAATTGTGAATGAGATACCTGTTATTGATTTATGCGTAGATGAGGACACTATTTGCCCTATTTGTAGCAAATCAGTTGAAACATCTGAATTTAACAAACATATCGATTCATGCTTAGCATTtagttttaatgataattttgagGAGCTTGACGATCcaacaacaaataataagtCGCCACACAAAGAAATTAATTGTTTCGTTTGTAATAAGTTAGTAAATGAAACACTATTAAATGTTCACTTAGAAACTTGTATGGCAGATGTTTTTGAGGATGAAATTATTGAtcctgaaaataataatgaattctaa
- the LOC123291948 gene encoding tropomyosin-like has product MENNKNQNKHFGNEMSLKKFERTYKELVYELNWKRHLVTKYEQDLQNALLKQRELERDFDTERKLLEQKIQEVETLKKKLGSIEKECYETSEKASRTSVHLEIVEKENKLLQAQNYKLNAENTSKTSKIEELENRIQCLLQCEKDLNDNLISFRQTITNLDRYSEQIKIDHDRIRKLVNSKEESLKKLEISSNLRCSTYLQARAEVDKLQNECNLLKAELDEERLKTANKTNLKSDNYSKNVIAELNLVSELREDLQAERSISAKLNEVIDHLTKELLKVHQQKNMVQDKMTIGTQTDS; this is encoded by the exons ATggagaataataaaaatcagaATAAACATTTTGGTAATGAAatgtccttaaaaaaatttgaaagaacaTATAAAGAATTGGTTTATGAATTAAATTGGAAAcgc catttAGTAACCAAGTATGAACAAGATTTACAAAATGCATTATTAAAACAACGTGAATTAGAAAGAGATTTCGATACTGAACGAAAACTATTAGAGCAAAAAATTCAGGAagtagaaactttaaaaaaaaaattaggatctATAGAAAAAGAATGTTATGAAACATCTGAAAAAGCATCCAGGACCTCTGTTCACTTGGAAATAgtt gagaaagaaaataaattattacaagcaCAAAACTATAAGTTGAATGCAGAAAACACatcaaaaacaagtaaaattgaAGAACTTGAAAATCGTATACAATGTTTATTGCAGTGTGAAAAAGAtctaaatgataatttaatctCATTTCGTCAAACCATTACAAATCTTGAtag ATATTCggaacaaataaaaatcgaCCATGATAGAATAAGAAAATTGGTAAATAGTAAAGAAGAGTccctaaaaaaattagaaataagttCGAATCTAAGATGCTCAACATATTTACAAGCTCGAGCTGAAGTTGATAAACTCCAAAATGAGTGTAATTTGTTAAAAG cTGAGTTAGATGAAGAACGATTGAAAACagcaaataaaactaatttgaaATCCGATAATTACTCTAAAAATGTCATTGCAGAG TTGAATTTAGTATCAGAGTTACGTGAGGATTTACAAGCTGAACGTTCTATAAGTGCGAAATTAAATGAAgttattgatcatttaacaaaagaaTTGTTAAAAGTACATCAGCAAAAAAATATGGTACAAGATAAAATGACCATTGGTACGCAAACCGATtcataa